In one Corallococcus sp. EGB genomic region, the following are encoded:
- a CDS encoding penicillin acylase family protein, translating into MSAFSQVLRMLRMLPSAMAVATPGMGPWLARRRWTREEGTLTLPGLHGTVEVLRDTWGVPHLFARDEHDLFFAQGYVHGQDRLWQLEMGRRLVDGRLATLLGPMGVSADQFLRTMGLRHMAEQSWSQVDPEARGILEAYSAGINARIAAEPLPYEFTVFDTTPAPWTPVDSLARGNLLAMMLGGNHRLELFRARLVAAVGEEVANALLPQNAPETPLIVPKEARLPGLKDVKAMSGLDSVDAVMGDPNIVSGSNNWVVHGQRTKSGQPLLANDVHIPLGMPSTWYENGLHGGRFQHVGFSLPGVPMLIVGHNGKVAWGMSNLGPDTQDFYIEKLDDPKAPKQYLYQGVWHDLEVRREEIPVKGGAPVVLEVKSTRHGPLMNVVMAEELKDGEPLSLKWAHRECQPLINAVLKLNLAADWESFRAAMKCWEGPGQNFVYADTAGNVGFQATGKIPIRQGHQGLIPMPGWTGDSEWTGFIPFEELPASFNPPAGYAASANNKITSDDYPHLIAHNWFPGYRAKRITDLLEAGTQHTVQTLRDIQAETYSLPAEALRPYFLAAALPADDVQRQAVEALKAWDLRFEPEAVGATVFQAWYIEVLRKLLQHKLEPSLVAEYLMGQYERHGSLHMPFVIGLMSQPDSPWWDDPKTPEKETRDDILRAALGVATAWLVKTYGPKPEGWAWGQVHQLTYAHQMLGGPAIPGPIRRVFNTRAVPARGDNYSVDGASFLWSRPFKVVHGTALRMIVDLADLSRSVSIHAPGQSEHLFHKHRDDLMELHRKVEFHPMLHTREAVEKHREATLTLAPAVALAK; encoded by the coding sequence ATGAGTGCCTTCTCCCAGGTCCTGCGCATGCTGCGCATGCTGCCGTCCGCCATGGCCGTGGCCACCCCCGGCATGGGCCCGTGGCTGGCCCGCCGCCGCTGGACTCGCGAGGAAGGCACCCTCACCCTGCCCGGCCTGCACGGCACGGTGGAGGTGCTGCGCGACACGTGGGGCGTGCCGCACCTCTTCGCCCGTGACGAGCACGACCTGTTCTTCGCCCAGGGCTACGTGCACGGCCAGGACCGGCTGTGGCAGCTGGAGATGGGCCGCCGGCTGGTGGACGGCCGGCTCGCGACCCTGCTGGGCCCCATGGGCGTGTCCGCGGATCAATTCCTGCGCACCATGGGCCTGCGCCACATGGCCGAGCAGTCCTGGTCCCAGGTGGACCCGGAGGCGCGCGGCATCCTGGAGGCCTACAGCGCGGGCATCAACGCGCGCATCGCCGCGGAGCCGCTGCCCTACGAGTTCACGGTCTTCGACACCACGCCCGCGCCCTGGACGCCGGTGGACTCGCTCGCGCGCGGCAACCTGCTGGCGATGATGCTGGGCGGAAACCACCGCCTGGAGCTCTTCCGCGCGCGGCTGGTGGCGGCGGTGGGTGAAGAGGTGGCCAACGCGCTGCTGCCGCAGAACGCGCCGGAGACGCCGCTCATCGTCCCGAAAGAGGCGCGCCTGCCGGGCCTGAAGGACGTGAAGGCGATGTCCGGCCTGGACAGCGTGGACGCCGTGATGGGCGACCCGAACATCGTCTCCGGCAGCAACAACTGGGTGGTGCACGGCCAGCGCACGAAGAGCGGCCAGCCGCTGCTCGCCAACGACGTGCACATCCCGCTGGGCATGCCGTCCACCTGGTACGAGAACGGCCTGCACGGCGGCCGCTTCCAGCACGTGGGCTTCTCCCTGCCCGGCGTGCCCATGCTCATCGTCGGGCACAACGGGAAGGTGGCCTGGGGCATGTCCAACCTGGGGCCCGACACCCAGGACTTCTACATCGAGAAGCTGGACGACCCGAAGGCGCCCAAGCAGTACCTCTACCAGGGCGTCTGGCACGACCTGGAGGTGCGCCGCGAGGAGATCCCCGTCAAGGGCGGCGCCCCGGTGGTGCTGGAGGTGAAGAGCACGCGGCACGGCCCGCTGATGAACGTCGTCATGGCGGAGGAGCTCAAGGACGGCGAGCCCCTGTCGCTCAAGTGGGCGCACCGCGAATGCCAGCCGCTCATCAACGCCGTGCTGAAGCTCAACCTGGCGGCGGACTGGGAGTCCTTCCGCGCCGCCATGAAGTGCTGGGAGGGGCCGGGCCAGAACTTCGTGTACGCGGACACGGCCGGCAACGTGGGCTTCCAGGCCACGGGGAAGATTCCCATCCGCCAGGGCCACCAGGGCCTCATCCCCATGCCGGGCTGGACGGGCGACAGCGAGTGGACGGGCTTCATCCCCTTCGAGGAGCTGCCCGCGTCCTTCAACCCGCCCGCGGGCTACGCCGCCTCGGCGAACAACAAGATTACCTCCGACGACTACCCGCACCTCATCGCGCACAACTGGTTCCCCGGCTACCGCGCGAAGCGCATCACCGACCTCCTGGAGGCCGGCACGCAGCACACCGTGCAGACCCTGCGGGACATCCAGGCGGAGACGTACTCGCTGCCCGCGGAGGCGCTGCGGCCCTACTTCCTGGCGGCGGCCCTCCCGGCCGACGACGTCCAGCGCCAGGCGGTGGAGGCGTTGAAGGCGTGGGACCTGCGCTTCGAGCCGGAGGCCGTGGGCGCCACGGTGTTCCAGGCCTGGTACATCGAGGTGCTGCGCAAGCTGCTCCAGCACAAGCTGGAGCCGTCGCTGGTGGCGGAATACCTGATGGGCCAGTACGAACGGCACGGCAGCCTGCACATGCCCTTCGTCATCGGCCTGATGTCCCAGCCGGACAGCCCCTGGTGGGACGACCCGAAGACGCCGGAGAAGGAGACGCGCGACGACATCCTCCGCGCGGCCCTGGGCGTGGCCACCGCGTGGCTGGTGAAGACGTACGGCCCGAAGCCGGAGGGTTGGGCCTGGGGCCAGGTGCACCAGCTCACCTACGCGCACCAGATGCTGGGCGGGCCCGCCATCCCCGGACCCATCCGGCGCGTCTTCAACACCCGCGCGGTGCCGGCCCGGGGTGACAACTACTCCGTGGACGGCGCCTCGTTCCTCTGGAGCCGCCCCTTCAAGGTGGTCCACGGCACGGCGCTGCGGATGATCGTGGACCTGGCGGACCTGTCCCGCTCCGTGTCCATCCACGCGCCGGGGCAGTCGGAGCACCTGTTCCACAAGCACCGCGACGACCTGATGGAGCTCCACCGGAAGGTGGAGTTCCACCCCATGCTCCACACGCGCGAGGCCGTTGAGAAGCACCGCGAGGCCACGCTGACGCTCGCGCCCGCGGTGGCCCTGGCCAAATAA
- a CDS encoding Crp/Fnr family transcriptional regulator, whose translation MSYAQLLAEIPMFESLGREDLENMSSLLQPRRFARGEVIFHRGDVGTALFIIRRGQVAIRLSSSEGREITLALLDRGDAFGELSLLDGEMRSTDALAREEAHLLTLQREDFRRYLETRPQVSLALLANMSRLVRRTTQLVYDSAFLDARSRLVRVLLELAKTQGKPSSEGLVITPKLTQSELANLCGVTRESVNKWLRYYVREGMLSFEGGQIVLIQPERLGQDAE comes from the coding sequence ATGTCCTACGCGCAGCTGCTGGCCGAAATCCCCATGTTCGAGAGCCTCGGCCGGGAGGACCTGGAGAACATGTCGTCGCTCCTCCAGCCCCGGCGCTTCGCCCGGGGGGAGGTCATCTTCCACCGGGGGGACGTGGGCACGGCGCTGTTCATCATCCGGCGGGGCCAGGTGGCCATCCGGCTGTCCTCCAGCGAGGGGCGGGAAATCACCCTGGCGCTGCTGGACCGGGGGGACGCCTTCGGGGAGCTGTCCCTGCTGGACGGGGAGATGCGCTCCACGGACGCGCTGGCGCGCGAGGAGGCGCACCTGCTGACGCTCCAGCGCGAGGACTTCCGGCGCTACCTGGAGACCCGGCCGCAGGTGAGCCTGGCGCTGCTGGCGAACATGAGCCGGCTGGTGCGGCGCACGACGCAGCTCGTGTACGACTCGGCCTTCCTGGACGCGCGAAGCCGGCTGGTGCGGGTGCTGCTGGAGCTGGCGAAGACGCAGGGCAAGCCGTCCTCCGAAGGGCTGGTCATCACCCCGAAGCTCACGCAGTCGGAGCTGGCCAACCTGTGCGGCGTCACCCGCGAGAGCGTCAACAAGTGGCTGCGCTACTACGTGCGCGAGGGGATGCTCAGCTTCGAGGGCGGGCAGATCGTCCTCATCCAGCCGGAGCGGCTGGGCCAGGACGCGGAGTAG
- a CDS encoding adenylate/guanylate cyclase domain-containing protein: MRLILNPGQVDERVVMLPEGTTTIGRTEENGIRVPHPSLSRRHARLERAGGRVVLVDLDSKNGSFVGPHRVSRQELGHGQSFRCGEVWFQLVSSDTPLPDGWGPVRTQPLETRFSSGPMEALLDTRSPDRTRDKLQVLLKVGQILSSPGPVDGLLERVLQLVFQIWAVDRAAVLLVDRDTGTLVPRVARGAQGGTLPERFYSQHIVDYVHSRGVAALFTDAQDDARLVGADSVFRQSIRASLCVPLRTRDSVLGVLYLDSLKHGGLFTDEDLEFLTAFANQAAIALDHAHLARRLEEEAVLRNAYQRFFPPDVVRQLKALRGVPLEVREANVTILFSDITGFTAMSSRLKPRQVVDMLNAYFPVMADVVFRHEGTLEKYIGDALMAVWGAPFARPDDADRAVRAAVEMQHALAALNARWKAEGAPEIQVHIGLNSGPVAAGNIGSERYLQYATVGDATNVASRVCGVARPGEVLVTEATRALLDADAFALEPLEPVKVKGRDEPLRLFRVRG; the protein is encoded by the coding sequence ATGCGCCTCATCCTCAACCCAGGCCAGGTGGATGAACGGGTGGTGATGCTGCCGGAGGGCACCACCACCATCGGCCGCACCGAGGAGAACGGCATCCGGGTGCCGCACCCCAGCCTGTCGCGGCGCCACGCGCGGCTGGAGCGCGCGGGCGGGCGCGTGGTGCTGGTGGACCTGGACAGCAAGAACGGCAGCTTCGTGGGGCCGCACCGCGTGTCGCGCCAGGAGCTGGGCCACGGCCAGTCCTTCCGCTGCGGCGAGGTGTGGTTCCAGCTGGTGTCCTCGGACACGCCGCTGCCGGATGGCTGGGGCCCGGTGCGCACGCAGCCCCTGGAGACGCGCTTCTCCAGCGGGCCCATGGAGGCGCTGCTCGACACGCGCTCGCCGGACCGCACCCGCGACAAGCTCCAGGTGCTCCTCAAGGTGGGGCAGATCCTGTCCTCGCCGGGCCCGGTGGACGGGCTCCTGGAGCGGGTGCTGCAGCTCGTCTTCCAGATCTGGGCGGTGGACCGGGCCGCGGTGCTGCTGGTGGACCGGGACACGGGCACGCTGGTGCCGCGCGTGGCCCGGGGCGCGCAGGGGGGGACGCTGCCGGAGCGCTTCTACAGCCAGCACATCGTGGACTACGTGCACTCGCGCGGCGTGGCGGCCCTCTTCACGGACGCGCAGGACGACGCGCGGCTGGTGGGCGCGGACTCCGTCTTCCGCCAGTCCATCCGCGCCTCCCTCTGCGTGCCGCTGCGCACGCGCGACTCGGTGCTGGGCGTGCTGTACCTGGACAGCCTCAAGCACGGCGGCCTCTTCACCGACGAGGACCTGGAGTTCCTCACCGCCTTCGCCAACCAGGCCGCCATCGCGCTGGACCACGCGCACCTGGCGCGGCGGCTGGAGGAGGAGGCGGTGCTGCGCAACGCCTACCAGCGCTTCTTCCCGCCGGACGTCGTGCGCCAGCTGAAGGCGCTCAGGGGCGTGCCGCTGGAGGTGCGCGAGGCGAACGTCACCATCCTCTTCTCCGACATCACCGGCTTCACCGCCATGTCCTCGCGCCTCAAGCCCCGGCAGGTGGTGGACATGCTCAACGCGTACTTCCCGGTGATGGCGGACGTCGTCTTCCGCCACGAGGGCACGCTGGAGAAGTACATCGGCGACGCGCTGATGGCCGTGTGGGGCGCCCCCTTCGCCCGGCCGGACGACGCGGACCGGGCCGTGCGCGCGGCCGTGGAGATGCAGCACGCCCTGGCGGCCCTCAACGCCCGCTGGAAGGCGGAGGGCGCGCCGGAGATTCAGGTCCACATCGGGCTCAACTCCGGCCCGGTGGCCGCGGGCAACATCGGCTCGGAGCGCTACCTCCAGTACGCCACCGTGGGGGACGCCACCAACGTGGCCTCCCGCGTGTGCGGCGTCGCGCGCCCGGGCGAGGTGCTGGTGACGGAGGCGACGCGCGCCCTCCTGGACGCGGACGCCTTCGCGCTGGAACCCCTGGAGCCAGTGAAGGTGAAGGGCCGCGACGAGCCCCTGCGCCTCTTCCGCGTGCGCGGCTGA
- a CDS encoding protein kinase, with amino-acid sequence MDTGRPLGGRYALERRIGGGGMGAIWRAVDLQLQRHVALKLIASDVVARTPEAHRQFEQEAQAVARLRHPHVVQVHDSGVDGGVPYIVMELLEGEDLETRFTQQGRLSPARVAALVTPVARALAAAHAAGLVHRDLKPANLFLAHVDGEEVVKVLDFGLARSLIPTGAPAQAEGLTGTLRYMSPEQLRADPDLDARADLWSLAVVLYRALTGQFPYGPESVGALLRGAFHPPAVPVSQLVPELGAAGDAFFQRALHPKLEQRFTSARELAAAFVALVEAGRAGQAATVLVVDDEPDVELLMRQRFRRHVREGVYRFVFARDGEEALEALRQHPDTHAVLCDLNMPRMDGLTFLSRVGEVDPLVKVVIVSAYGDMPNLRTAMNRGAFDFLVKPVDLDDLESTLAKTVRHVAELRRAVRSTEENALLRMFVNGGIVDRVLPLVRGPGGLAGEQVDATVAFLDVAGFTAVTRQHPPESALRRLNANFEVILPELESRGGVVDKFLGDAVMAVFQGEGHVSRALDACLAVKQRLQGLAWSGGDASPYAHGVCMGVDTGPVLSGNVGAAGRGRLDHTVLGDVVNTAARLATVAARDQVLVSEALAARLESTFDCRLAGERHLPGPGGQTLTVREVVARHGSQSISSEDRTSEQVAPAVLEAPASPPRPGAFTAKGPT; translated from the coding sequence ATGGACACCGGGCGCCCGCTGGGCGGCAGGTACGCGCTGGAGCGCAGGATTGGCGGCGGTGGCATGGGCGCCATCTGGCGGGCCGTCGACCTGCAGCTGCAGCGGCACGTGGCCCTCAAGCTCATCGCGTCCGACGTGGTGGCCCGCACGCCGGAGGCCCACCGCCAGTTCGAACAGGAGGCGCAGGCCGTGGCCCGGCTGCGCCACCCGCACGTGGTGCAGGTGCACGACTCGGGCGTGGACGGCGGCGTGCCGTACATCGTCATGGAGCTCCTGGAGGGCGAGGACCTGGAGACGCGCTTCACCCAGCAGGGGCGCCTGTCCCCGGCCCGGGTGGCCGCGCTCGTCACGCCGGTGGCCCGCGCCCTGGCGGCGGCGCACGCGGCGGGGCTCGTCCACCGCGACCTGAAGCCCGCCAACCTCTTCCTCGCCCACGTGGACGGGGAGGAGGTGGTGAAGGTGCTCGACTTCGGGCTCGCGCGCTCGCTCATCCCCACGGGCGCGCCCGCGCAGGCGGAAGGCCTCACCGGCACGCTGCGCTACATGAGCCCGGAGCAGCTGCGCGCGGATCCGGACCTGGACGCGAGGGCGGACCTCTGGTCGCTCGCGGTGGTGCTCTACCGCGCCCTCACCGGCCAGTTCCCCTACGGCCCCGAGTCCGTGGGCGCGCTCCTGCGTGGCGCCTTCCATCCGCCCGCGGTGCCCGTGTCGCAGCTCGTGCCGGAGCTGGGCGCCGCCGGTGACGCCTTCTTCCAGCGCGCGCTGCACCCGAAGCTGGAGCAGCGCTTCACCTCCGCGCGCGAGCTGGCGGCCGCCTTCGTCGCGCTGGTGGAGGCGGGCCGCGCGGGTCAGGCCGCCACGGTGCTGGTGGTGGACGACGAGCCGGACGTGGAGCTGCTCATGCGCCAGCGCTTCCGCCGGCACGTGCGCGAGGGCGTCTACCGCTTCGTCTTCGCGCGCGACGGCGAGGAGGCCCTGGAGGCGCTGCGCCAGCACCCGGACACGCACGCCGTCCTGTGCGACCTGAACATGCCGCGCATGGACGGGCTCACCTTCCTGTCGCGCGTGGGGGAGGTGGATCCGCTGGTGAAGGTGGTCATCGTCTCCGCGTACGGCGACATGCCCAACCTGCGCACGGCGATGAACCGGGGCGCGTTCGACTTCCTCGTGAAGCCGGTGGACCTGGACGACCTGGAGTCCACGCTGGCCAAGACGGTGCGCCACGTGGCGGAGCTGCGCCGCGCGGTGCGCTCCACGGAGGAGAACGCGCTGCTGCGCATGTTCGTCAACGGCGGCATCGTGGACCGGGTGCTGCCGCTGGTGCGCGGCCCCGGCGGGCTCGCGGGCGAGCAGGTGGACGCCACGGTGGCCTTCCTCGACGTCGCGGGCTTCACCGCCGTCACCCGCCAGCACCCGCCGGAGTCCGCGCTGCGCCGGCTCAACGCCAACTTCGAGGTCATCCTCCCGGAGCTGGAGTCGCGCGGCGGCGTGGTGGACAAGTTCCTGGGCGACGCGGTGATGGCCGTCTTCCAGGGCGAGGGCCACGTGTCGAGGGCCCTGGACGCCTGCCTCGCGGTGAAGCAGCGGCTGCAGGGCCTGGCGTGGAGCGGCGGGGATGCGTCCCCCTACGCCCACGGCGTCTGCATGGGCGTGGACACCGGCCCGGTGCTGTCCGGCAACGTGGGCGCCGCCGGGCGAGGACGCCTGGACCACACGGTGCTGGGCGACGTGGTGAACACGGCGGCGCGGCTGGCCACCGTGGCCGCGCGCGACCAGGTGCTGGTGAGCGAGGCGCTGGCCGCCCGGCTCGAGAGCACCTTCGACTGCCGGCTCGCCGGCGAGCGGCACCTGCCGGGGCCCGGGGGGCAGACGCTCACCGTGCGCGAGGTGGTGGCCCGCCACGGCAGCCAGTCCATCTCCTCCGAGGACCGCACCTCCGAACAGGTGGCCCCCGCCGTCCTGGAGGCGCCCGCCTCTCCGCCCCGGCCCGGGGCCTTCACGGCCAAGGGGCCCACCTGA
- a CDS encoding NAD-dependent protein deacetylase, producing MTLRMDSPVAALPPEAGVDALASLLRGRRVVVLTGAGCSTESGIPDYRGPETRHKVRNPIQHREFLHQPEVRQRYWARSLLGWPRFTSARPNAAHFALAALEKAGVVPGLITQNVDGLHPAAGSERVLELHGALSRVRCLACGAQEPRASLQARMLGLNPDFAHTVVELRPDGDAELSQEAVEGFRVPACTRCGGTLKPDVVFFGDNVAAPLVQDAFALVEEGDALLVVGSSLTVYSGYRFVIRASERHIPIGILNIGESRGDALADVRVEARAGDVLPQLAHALTRT from the coding sequence ATGACGCTCCGCATGGACTCCCCTGTCGCCGCCCTCCCGCCCGAAGCGGGCGTGGACGCCCTGGCCTCGCTCTTGCGTGGACGCCGCGTCGTGGTGCTCACCGGCGCCGGATGCAGCACCGAGTCCGGCATCCCCGACTATCGCGGCCCGGAGACGCGCCACAAGGTGCGCAACCCCATCCAGCACCGCGAGTTCCTGCACCAGCCGGAGGTGCGGCAGCGCTACTGGGCGCGCAGCCTGCTGGGCTGGCCGCGCTTCACCTCCGCCCGCCCCAATGCCGCGCACTTCGCGCTGGCCGCGCTGGAGAAGGCGGGCGTGGTGCCGGGGCTCATCACCCAGAACGTGGACGGCCTGCACCCCGCGGCCGGCAGCGAGCGCGTGCTGGAGCTGCACGGCGCGCTGTCTCGCGTCCGGTGCCTCGCGTGCGGCGCGCAGGAGCCACGCGCGTCGCTCCAGGCGCGGATGCTGGGCCTCAACCCGGACTTCGCGCACACCGTCGTGGAGCTGCGTCCGGACGGCGACGCGGAGCTGTCGCAGGAGGCGGTGGAGGGCTTCCGCGTCCCCGCGTGCACGCGCTGTGGCGGGACGCTGAAGCCGGACGTGGTGTTCTTCGGGGACAACGTCGCGGCGCCGCTGGTGCAGGACGCGTTCGCGCTGGTGGAGGAGGGGGACGCGCTGCTCGTGGTGGGCTCGTCGCTGACGGTCTACTCGGGCTACCGCTTCGTCATCCGCGCCTCGGAGCGGCACATCCCCATCGGCATCCTCAACATCGGGGAGAGCCGGGGCGACGCGCTCGCGGATGTGCGAGTGGAGGCGCGGGCGGGAGACGTCCTGCCCCAGCTCGCCCATGCGCTGACCCGCACCTGA
- a CDS encoding serine/threonine-protein kinase — protein sequence MHLLLGTLPPDRAALVDEHLDTCPSCRRMVSEALKVQPPVSDARVPEEEVLDSQLATLAVDPWRGKKPRLRLPTPPLARGTAVGRYLILEMLGVGGMSVVYAAYDPELDRRVALKLLQVEALGLGAEAGRTQVLREAQAMARVSHPHVVSVFDVGTFGRQVFLAMELVDAHTLRKWEHDGPHPWRQVVEVFLAVARGLAAAHAVGVVHGDVKPENILVGQDGRVRVTDFGLSRIMSGAVAPPVLPGSPAHPRAMEGGTPAYMAPEQFPPEERTDARSDQFGFCAALYEGLYGERPFAGNTVEELSQAVHAGRVKSVPRHSGVPQWLRKVVVKGLSVKPEDRHASMEALIAALESDPAARRTRRLRVAGASLLMLSAVGLTHVLHGRDATGCEGAMRAMDGVWDASRQQAVEAAFVGTGRRFAHDAFRHVRRGLDAYTAAWVTTRTAACEATRVRHEQSEAVMALRMRCLDARLADVAALTQLFTQADPDLVERAPRAVEGLSPLAVCSDVEALTSRGHSAPDDAAVRERTVALLQALVDARALRAAGRYSQGVARVEPVAQAARAAGDWSGAADALLLLAELKDGAGDYRGAEAAVLQAAWAAEAGRNDDAAARAWTLAVRVTGERLDHYAQGQQAAERASAAVERLGSSRELAGALAMNLGRLLSRQGRYPEAHEQLTRALSMMEKRFGPEALEVADVRVELGTVRRSQGRAEEALALYERALGTVRGALGPEHPDVARIRLEQASVRWQQGDFAQSERLARGALALLERSLGMDHPQVADALNSLALALQYQGKREEALPLYERALHIAETTEGRDSSTVAIIVNNIGTLLVHMGRLEEATQRFATALEQVEKSLGPDHPTLALVLRGMGQTLSYRNQPDQALPYFQRAAALQTSLPDDVNGGWTGALVDLGRTYMVLGRPREALAPLEKAVAGWERARPRPAERPAARYMLARALWDAKQNPSRALQLAAEARQEAAALPDEESSVPELRQAMDRWIGKLPPAARRDIKAAMATPKPADPARDALVR from the coding sequence ATGCACCTCCTGCTCGGGACGCTGCCTCCCGACAGGGCCGCGCTCGTCGACGAGCACCTGGACACGTGTCCCTCCTGCCGGCGCATGGTGTCCGAGGCGCTGAAGGTTCAGCCCCCGGTCTCCGACGCGCGCGTGCCGGAGGAGGAGGTGCTGGACAGCCAGCTGGCGACGCTGGCGGTGGACCCCTGGCGTGGGAAGAAGCCGCGCCTGCGCCTGCCCACGCCGCCCCTGGCGCGCGGCACGGCGGTGGGCCGCTACCTCATCCTGGAGATGCTGGGCGTGGGCGGGATGAGCGTGGTGTACGCCGCCTATGACCCGGAGCTGGACCGCCGCGTGGCGCTCAAGCTCCTCCAGGTGGAGGCGCTGGGGCTGGGCGCGGAGGCCGGCCGCACGCAGGTGCTGCGCGAGGCGCAGGCCATGGCCCGCGTCTCCCACCCGCACGTCGTCTCCGTCTTCGACGTGGGCACCTTCGGCCGGCAGGTCTTCCTGGCCATGGAGCTGGTGGACGCGCACACGCTGCGCAAGTGGGAGCACGACGGCCCGCACCCGTGGCGCCAGGTGGTGGAGGTGTTCCTCGCCGTGGCCCGGGGGCTCGCCGCCGCGCACGCGGTGGGCGTGGTGCACGGCGACGTGAAGCCGGAGAACATCCTCGTGGGCCAGGACGGCCGCGTGCGCGTCACGGACTTCGGCCTGTCGCGCATCATGTCCGGCGCCGTGGCCCCGCCGGTGCTGCCCGGAAGCCCCGCGCACCCGCGCGCCATGGAGGGCGGCACGCCCGCGTACATGGCCCCGGAGCAGTTCCCGCCCGAGGAGCGCACCGACGCGCGCAGCGACCAGTTCGGCTTCTGCGCCGCGCTCTACGAGGGCCTCTACGGCGAGCGCCCCTTCGCGGGCAACACGGTGGAGGAGCTGTCCCAGGCGGTGCACGCGGGGCGCGTGAAGAGCGTGCCCCGGCACTCCGGCGTGCCGCAGTGGCTGCGCAAGGTGGTGGTGAAGGGCCTGTCCGTGAAGCCCGAGGACCGCCACGCCTCCATGGAGGCGCTCATCGCCGCGCTGGAGTCGGACCCCGCGGCGCGCCGGACGCGGCGGCTGCGCGTGGCGGGCGCGTCCCTGTTGATGCTGTCCGCGGTGGGCCTCACGCACGTGCTCCACGGCCGGGACGCCACGGGCTGCGAGGGCGCCATGCGCGCCATGGACGGCGTGTGGGACGCGTCCCGTCAGCAGGCGGTGGAGGCGGCCTTCGTCGGCACCGGGCGCCGCTTCGCGCACGACGCCTTCCGGCACGTGCGCCGGGGCCTGGACGCGTACACCGCCGCGTGGGTGACGACGCGCACGGCGGCGTGCGAGGCCACCCGCGTGCGCCACGAGCAGAGCGAAGCGGTGATGGCGCTGCGCATGCGCTGCCTGGACGCGCGGCTCGCGGACGTGGCCGCGCTCACGCAGCTCTTCACCCAGGCGGATCCGGACCTGGTGGAGCGGGCGCCCCGCGCGGTGGAGGGGCTGTCCCCGCTGGCGGTCTGCTCGGACGTGGAGGCGCTGACGTCGCGAGGCCACTCCGCGCCGGATGACGCCGCCGTCCGGGAGCGCACCGTCGCGCTGCTCCAGGCGCTGGTGGACGCCCGGGCCCTGCGCGCCGCCGGCCGCTATTCGCAGGGCGTGGCGCGCGTGGAGCCGGTGGCCCAGGCCGCGCGCGCCGCGGGGGACTGGTCCGGCGCCGCGGACGCGCTGCTGCTGCTCGCGGAGCTGAAGGACGGCGCCGGGGACTACCGGGGCGCGGAGGCCGCGGTGCTCCAGGCCGCATGGGCCGCGGAGGCCGGCCGCAACGACGACGCCGCCGCGCGGGCGTGGACGCTGGCGGTGCGCGTGACGGGCGAGCGGCTGGACCACTACGCGCAAGGACAGCAGGCCGCGGAGCGCGCCAGCGCCGCGGTGGAGCGGCTGGGGAGCAGCAGGGAGCTGGCGGGCGCGCTCGCGATGAACCTGGGCCGGCTCTTGTCGCGCCAGGGCCGCTACCCGGAGGCCCACGAGCAGCTCACCCGCGCGCTGTCCATGATGGAGAAGCGCTTCGGCCCGGAGGCCCTGGAGGTCGCGGACGTGCGCGTGGAGCTGGGCACCGTGCGCCGCTCGCAGGGGCGCGCGGAGGAGGCCCTGGCCCTGTACGAGCGCGCCCTGGGCACCGTGCGCGGAGCGCTGGGGCCCGAGCACCCGGACGTGGCGCGCATCCGCCTGGAGCAGGCCAGCGTGCGCTGGCAGCAGGGGGACTTCGCGCAGTCGGAGCGGCTGGCCCGGGGCGCGCTGGCGCTCCTGGAGCGCTCGCTGGGCATGGACCACCCGCAGGTGGCGGACGCGCTCAACAGCCTGGCGCTGGCGCTGCAGTACCAGGGCAAGCGCGAGGAGGCGCTGCCCCTGTACGAACGCGCGCTGCACATCGCGGAGACGACGGAGGGGCGCGACAGCTCCACGGTGGCCATCATCGTCAACAACATCGGCACGCTGCTGGTGCACATGGGCCGGCTGGAGGAGGCCACCCAGCGCTTCGCCACGGCGCTCGAGCAGGTGGAGAAGAGCCTGGGCCCGGACCACCCCACGCTGGCGCTGGTGCTCCGGGGCATGGGCCAGACGCTCAGCTACCGCAACCAGCCGGACCAGGCGCTGCCGTACTTCCAGCGCGCCGCCGCGCTCCAGACGTCCCTGCCGGACGACGTGAACGGAGGCTGGACGGGGGCCCTGGTGGACCTGGGGCGCACGTACATGGTGCTCGGCCGTCCGCGCGAGGCGCTGGCCCCGCTGGAGAAGGCCGTCGCGGGCTGGGAGCGCGCCCGGCCCCGTCCCGCGGAGCGCCCCGCCGCGCGCTACATGCTGGCCCGCGCGCTGTGGGACGCGAAGCAGAACCCGTCCCGCGCCCTTCAACTCGCCGCCGAGGCCCGCCAGGAGGCCGCCGCGCTCCCGGACGAGGAGTCCTCCGTGCCGGAGCTGCGCCAGGCGATGGACCGCTGGATTGGCAAGCTGCCCCCCGCCGCGCGCAGGGACATCAAGGCCGCCATGGCCACGCCCAAGCCCGCGGACCCCGCGAGGGACGCGCTCGTCCGGTGA